TTGGTCATTGCTTATGCTGTAAAGTTTAATGGAGCTTACCCTTTGGgagaagttcttttttttttcttcctggtTTATAGTGATAAAATGGTGTGCCCAAAGTGCTTCAATTTAATGTCCAACTAGCGGTCTCAAGTGGTTTAAATGCTGAAAGTTTCTCAAATCTTATGTTTCGAAATGCGGAATTGTGATGTTAGAAATCACCGACTGGTAAAAGCCTCTCCAATCAAAGATGAAACTTCAAATTGGGAATGGAAAAGGATATTGGTCTTTATTGTGATTTAAATGGCGAAAATTTCTTGAATCTAATAATTTCTCTGTATGTGGAAGAATGGTGTTGTGATTTTAGAAAAGGTAAGCTTTTGCAATTtgcatcaaaattcaaattgggaACGAGAAAACGCTAGCTGCGGACTAAAGTGCAGTTTAAATTAGGTTTCTTGAATCTGAATTTTCATGTATTTATCTTGGAAAAGcgaatttgtgattttggaaacCATTGGTTGGTAGAATCCTTCCCATGATCCTTTAGTACTTTGTGACATGaacctcttcctcttcctctttgagCTGTTTTCATAGAAGGCCTCTTGATTGATTCTCGATTTACTATCAGAGACTTGACTGCAGTGCTTCCTATATTCCACTTATTTCCTGGTAAttgagaaaagaaggaagaaaaatctaCCTCAGCTGCTGATGTTATCCATATCTATATCGCGCAGAAAGCCCAAGAAGTAATGGACCCTCATTTGGTGATGACTGGAGGAGCGCATTCAATGCGGCCTAATGGACACACGTTTCATCTCGGTTTGGGACAAGCCACGCTTGGCGAACAAAGGACCCTGCTCAAAATGGTGATGTCGGCTCGGCATCAAATCCCGGTGGCCGGTGTACACCGAATCTATTACCGCCGCACTCCGTCCCCCAGTTCGACTTACGGATACTAGATGTTTGAAGATCATGATGGATAATGACTCTCAAGGCATTCTTGTTGGATGGGTGTCTTTGCTCCTGGTGGTTTGAGTACTTAAACTGTATATGCTTCATAGAGGTGAGAATGAGTATTAGGTGGTCATATATAAAAATTACGCGATTAATATCGGAGCCTGCCCATCCGACTATCTCGTCATCCGGAGCTTCATTAGTTCCTTTCATCGGAAGGATtggtttgttaatttttttcttttcagtaggGGGCAGGGTGGGGATAGGTTACAATTTTTGCTCGCAAAGAGTGACATGCTTTGGATGGAGGATTGTATACCATGTTTTGCTGGTGAAGTGCATTGTCCGCTTCGGAGTACAAACCTATTATTCTGAAATATAAGCTTCTGAGTTTCGATTAAAGTGATGCTCAtgctttttttaacttttatcgTCTTCACTAACTGAATCAAAGGTGTTCCATGGAGTTTGAGCTTTTTAATCTGAATCAAATTGTAAGCCCAATTTGCGTCATTTTTGAgtatcttatttaaaattttgaaaaggttgTAATATTATGGAtgcaaaatttcataatatcaTGATAGCAAAATTATGTATCACCGAatgatttctctttttttttttttctcaaagaaaCTATGTAGTTGATCTATCCATTCTATTGTATCGCGCCAATCTTTTTAGGGCTATGGTACAATGTAATACTACAACTCATTTGTTCAGAAgcttgaaatatatattttttgtatcatttataaaaatatataaataaataaaaatatttttattattcacaaaatatttaaatataaattataatgaataattatagaaattatCTACTAATTAATAAAAGGGTTAAAAAATTActattaagaaagtattttATGATCATTTATCTTTAGCAAAATAAATGCAAGTATacaatccatttatttttatcttatttggaaACTTTACATTAACAATTGTGATCCTTTGTTGGCATCAATTTTTTCCGTTGGAGGCACCCATGTATGGGGCAAACCTTACTTTTAACAAGTCAAAGTAGAGAACAATCCAAGTGAAGAAATGGCCGATCGTCAGCCTTCTGCAAGTGGAGAAATTTGGAGGCCTAGCTAAcgatttgatgatatatgttttCACTGATGATGTCATGCACTGATGATGTTATGCCTCTTTAAGATCATCAGGAGCTTCGAGATCAAGTAGGGAGGGTCTCCATATCGACATCACACCAAGGCGGCCAGATCGCAAAACCCACAAGCATTGTTTCTATAGCGACTCTTTTACTTGAATGAAATGGTCGACTAACGGATCTGTACATTAGAAATGGATAGATCTTTCCTTCATCAAGATGTACATACCACAACCATACAGGCATGGACTTCCTACCTGCATGTGTCTACTGTATGCCTTCTTTAAAGGGTCCAGGATCGCGGATCAGATTCATCACAAGTTTGACCTGCAGATAAGGCAAATGTTCTGATTATGCTGACAGGAGATTTCAAATCATATGTGGTTtaatgttccttttcttttaactaaGAGTCAGAGGTGATATCAAATACAGTGGCGCAATGGAGTTATCCGCTATACAGGAAGAAGAAACTCCTTTTAGAAAAGCAAACCTAAGTCCTAAAACATCGTCCAACTTCACTGCTGGGACCTTCCTTATATCTACTTTGCTAAAATGCATTAGGGAATGAAGTGCGGTGGAACAGATAACGAAAATAATAAGGCAAGGGTTTGGCATCAACAGTGATCATCTACAACACAGATAGTTCAGTTGGATACAATGTCTACTGCTACCTCCTTTGTGACTGCATCACTGGGCCAACCACACAATAAACATAGGAAGCGAAAAATGTTCTTGCGTTCGCAGCATATGAGAAGGATCGAATGTTCACCACAACATGATGATAGTGCTATTAATAAATGAGTTGTTCTCGCCTGATGACATTTTAGTAACATACCTGAGTTGCCTCGCGCACTACAAATTCTTCTATGGCCTTGCTGAATTCTTCATCCAGAAGGTAGTGGTAGCTATAAGTGGGTACAGGCATATAACCTCGCTGAATTTTGTGCTCACCCTGAGCCCCTGCCTCCACTGTTTTCAAATTAAGCTCTATAGCAGCTTCTATTGCCTGTTATGTAGATAAAAGTAAATAGTTATATTGTTCCAAACATGACAAGCGCATGCTTCCATATCAGAAGAACTATTATCCTCACATAGCAAATCTGCTTTTCGCTAATATTAGTTGATCTACCacttcctctttcctctttgtTTTTGCAACTCCACTGCAAATTCCTTGATGGGAAATTTTTCATTAGCATATGAGGACTATTAATGTAGAGAAAAGCTTTGTCAACTTATGGAATGACATTTCTAGATATGTCCATGTCTTTACAGCAGCTAAAGTCCCCATTTAGAGCGGAAGATAATCATGATAGTAGGCCTGAACAATGACATTTATCTTAGCTGCTGTACCTGTCACATAGACCCATGGATAATCATCACCTAACGCTACCCTTTTATTACAACAAAATAGGTCCCCAATTCTTCAAAGAACAAAATTATACGCAAGCAGATTCCAAAACCAAATGAATGATATTTACTTCATGATTTGATGTATATTCACACATTCTGGTATTCTTACTTGGGAAGAATTTACATAATCTTAGAGAATCGGTTGCCACTTTAAATTGACAATCTCTTCCTCTATTTAGCTCGCACTTACATTTGATATCTTGTTCACGCTTTTACTATACTGAAGTCTCAAGGTACAACACATGGGTTAGCAAATCCATACCATGCAATTAAGTCCATTAGTTCACCCTTGTCACCATAAGGTTAAACGAATCTCACTTTTTTAAATAGGCAATAAGCATCCAAGAAAGAACTTCCATATCAAGTATATATCGAATTCACTGGagttttgcatgttaaatagaGACAAACCTGGTAATAACAAGCTTCAAAATGTAAGTTGGGATAATAAGCTTTTGGGTGACAGCCCCAAAGGCACCCATATAGAGTATCTCCGCCTATAAGATTAAGGGCTCCCGCAACAAGTTCATCCCCTTCTTCAGCTACAACCAGTAACACTTGGTCTCCCATTTTTGATCCCATGTTATGAAAAAACTCTCTTATCAAATAAGGGCTGCCCCACCTAAATAAACATAAGCAGCAAGACATGATCTACTTAAACCTCTCATATCAAATAAAGATGCCTTTGAATATACACAAGAGGCAGGCAAAACAATCAACAATATTATATTTTCTGCAAAGGAAAGACACAACCAGTCACTGGACCCATACTTGTTATCGGTGGTGTTCCTGTAGAACGTATAGAAAGAATCCCAGTGCTTAGCCTGCACACACAATCAAAACCAAGAAGCTCAAGTCCTTCATGTTTCACAAAGTGAAGGTATTAATTTAGGAGTAAGTTGTAAGAGAACAGGAGTCATGTGGATGATCACATCTAAGGACTATTCATCTAAAAGCTCAAACCAGTGGACAGAAAGTTGCTACTAGCat
This genomic stretch from Eucalyptus grandis isolate ANBG69807.140 chromosome 3, ASM1654582v1, whole genome shotgun sequence harbors:
- the LOC120291456 gene encoding uncharacterized protein LOC120291456 isoform X2, with protein sequence MGSKMGDQVLLVVAEEGDELVAGALNLIGGDTLYGCLWGCHPKAYYPNLHFEACYYQAIEAAIELNLKTVEAGAQGEHKIQRGYMPVPTYSYHYLLDEEFSKAIEEFVVREATQVKLVMNLIRDPGPFKEGIQ
- the LOC120291456 gene encoding uncharacterized protein LOC120291456 isoform X1, with product MSCCLCLFRWGSPYLIREFFHNMGSKMGDQVLLVVAEEGDELVAGALNLIGGDTLYGCLWGCHPKAYYPNLHFEACYYQAIEAAIELNLKTVEAGAQGEHKIQRGYMPVPTYSYHYLLDEEFSKAIEEFVVREATQVKLVMNLIRDPGPFKEGIQ